The genomic segment ttttgttaaatgttcCCTCCCTCAAAGTTTTTGTATTTGACGTATGAATGGTGGCAAGTGGCGGCTTCCTTTATGATTTGAAACTGATTTTTATAGCCTGATCAGATGCTGCTCTGcaatttgttgtttttttttgagCTAGTTTTGTGCAAATAGCCCTGTTGATAAATCGTTCCCTCACTCTTTTGCGGTAAAATTCTGTCCCCATTGCCTGCTGTGTGGTTTGAAGACTATGAGTTACAAAAGCTTTTATTTGGATGGTGGAGGAAAAAATTTACTGGTCGGCGGAAGTTTTAAATTAATTGagaattttgttaaatgttcCCTCAAAATTTTTGTATCTGACATATGAACAGTGGCAAGTGGCgcctttatgatttgaaaataaaaactgATTTTTATATCCAGATCAGATGTTGGTCTgtttttcttgcatctttcctttatttcttacaaggaaaagagagtttttttttttaatttcatttagtATGAGATTGCGTGTTCATGTCTAAATGTTCTGGGCCAGCAGGTGGTAATGTTGTTCAGTAGTGAGGACTGCATTTACATTACAATGCTTCTCAGAACAATTCCATTATTGTCTTTCTAGTTTTGTGACCTtcagaaaaaattaaaattgttcATGTCTTGTTTTTGCTATATTGTTCAGTGGTAGTTGGCATTTTTAAGTACTAAATGAACCCTTTACTGACTTTTTCCGGACCAGGATgtggtttttctttttaacttttCTGTAAATATCATTGGCGCTTCCAGAGTTGTTTTGAGAATGGCTTGATGGTTGTAGCTGGCATTAGCATCTCTTATGGATTGCAAAACAAGTTCACGTCTTTTAGAGATTTATTTTTGTCCTTGCATTCCTTGCACCAGTCAGGGTCAATTATCTCAATATGGTGCTCATGCTTTGGAGGACTGACCATGATTTGGTCTGCAGGGATGCAAAAGCCAATATCTAAGAGCTGCTTGAGCAACTTGTGGCTCCCTTGCCCTTATTCTAGGTTGACTTCTAAATTATTTTCTCATGGCCAATATTACTTCTCCTCTGTTAAAATGTGTTCTGTGGTGATTTTGTAATAATTTCTTACTTGGTGATGATATTTATATGCAGAATCACTTTTAGTAATCTCTGTCTTCTGTGCTTAGATTTGATGTCTTGCATATTCAGCTTTTGTTTAATTTTATAGTTGCAAATATCAATATGTGCAACTTCATGTACTGTGTGTGTATGCTCCCCTCGGTGATATATTAATTTTATTGCTGGTTGTGACGAGTGATCGTACAATGTTATTTTGCTAAGTTTTCAACTGTCTTCATTTTTGATTTCAGAGTTACAACCACATCAGTCAGTTAAATCTGTTGGCACTTACATGGCAAGCAGAGAAGCCAACAATCAGGATTCACATGTGGTAAAGGTTAGATTCATTTTATTGCCTTTTTCTCCCATTCTGGTTTTTATTGTTCTATGGATGCACTGGTAAGATGGATTTTGGTGTATTGAATTCTTTTTGAATGGATCTTGTTTGATGTTTAAGTGCAGAATCTGAAGCAGTGCTCTAAAGAGGTTATGTGGTTAGGTTCACCCTGGACATGCAGGAAAAGGCGGAGACATTACCAGTCATTTTGTCGAAATGGAGTTGAAATTGCGGTAAGTCCTTTTCCAGCATTTTGCTTTATGAGTTGATATTTTGCAACTTTTAGTACACAAATTTGACATCTACATCCAAAAAAAGATGAATTTACATTACGCAAATTTGTCCCTTTGTCCTTCTTTCAGGTTCATGATTTTGTCTATGTCTTGGCTGAAGAAGACGAACGACTTGTTGCTCATTTAGATGATATGTATGAAGATACCAAGGGCAACAAGATGGTTGTGGTACGATGGTTTCACAAAATTGATGAGGTTGGTGTTGTTTTGCCTCAATCCTACCGTGACAGggagattttcttttctctttgtcTTCAAGATCTCAGTATTGAATGCATAGACGGACTGGCAACTGTTCTTAGTCCTCAGCATTATGAACAATTTCTGAATGGGGCAAAACATACTCAGTTGGAGCCATTCGTATGCCACAGGCAGTTTGACAATGATGAAATCAAGGCATTTGACGTAACTCAACTTAAAGGTTACTGGAAACAGGATCTATTGAGATACACTTGTCCTGTTGATGATGGTCTAGAGGTGGAAAGAAATCCTAGTGATGCTGCTGCGAATAGACCCAAGAAGAGGCTCCGATGGTCCGAAGAGTGTGACACGAACTTGCAATCTGCCAGCCAAAAAGTCGACGTTAATGCTACTTTACAAAGTTGCAATGGCAGTCTAACCAGCTCTAAAGTTGTAATGGGGTTGTGCCGTCTGAAAGAATTGTCTGCTGCTTCATTTGGTAACATTAAACTGGAGAAAAAAAATTCGCAGCATCTAAGCATTGGTTCTCAAGTTGAAGTGCTCTCTCAAGATAGTGGTATTAGAGGCTGCTGGTTCAGAGCATTCATTGTGAAGAAGCACAAAGAAAAGGTGAAAGTACGGTATCAGGATATCATGGATGCCACTGATGAAGCCCAAAATCTGGAGGTGAAGACACTGATTTTTCGTCATtttatcttttatatttttcaacTGACTTGGGAAAATgaaagtttcatttacttgtaTGGTTGCCTTAAATAGCAAATGCAGCTTACTGTTCTGTGACTAGAATTAGGCATTTTGTAGTTATACTtctgataaatatttatacttgTCTTGTAGGAGTGGATTTTGGCGTCCAGGTTGGCTGCACCTGATGAGTTGGGTGTTCGAATCTGTGGGAGGAGTATTGTCAGACCTGTACCATGGACCAACAAGGGTAAAGTTTCATGGGTATTTAATGTTGGAACCCTCGTTGATGTGTGGCGGCATGATGGGTGGTGGGAAGGCATAGTTGTTAAGAAAGAATCTGAAGATCGTCTACATGTttattttccaggtttgaaaTACTTTTGCTGTTTATATGGATATGCATAGGTGCATGCCATATGTTGCACGCCTATGCCTTTCAGTGTCTGCCTTTATTGTGAATAGACACTGAGCGCTTCTATTTTATATGTATTTTCAGGAGAAAGGCAGGAACTGATCTTTGGTTGTGGTGATTTGAGGCATTCACAGGAATGGTTGGAAGATGGATGGAAGCAGCTAAAGGAAAAGTCAGATCTTGTATCCGTGTTATCTGGACTTGAAATAAAGCAAGATATTGCTAACTGCGGCAATGTTAAACCAGAGAAAGCTGTCTTGTGTTATGATAGAGATCTTGTTGACAATTCTGTGGTGGATATGGGAGACGAGAAGTTGAATGAATTGAAAGTCATCCGAGATCTCTCAAAAGATGATTTGCTCTCACAATTGAGATGGAAATCATCAGGGAGAAGACGACGTAGTAGGAGCCCCGTTCACAAGTTGCAGTTTGCTGTTCATGACAATAATAAGCGAGTTGAGGATTCACATAAGCAAACCTATCGGAAATATTTTGGTCTGCCCTTGAAGGTGGATCCCGACAACTGCAAGTATAGGGGTGATTCTTCTTTTGGTTCTTCAATCGTCTCTCCATTGTCAAACTTGGTGATGACTCGATGACGGTTCTTCTCGGGCTTTCAAGTTCTTACAGGGTTGGTTGAAGATCTAGACACATTCGTGGAATTGTTTTACATGTATATAGTCTCCTGGATTTTGGCTTTTGGATAAAGGCACCATGACTCAATCTTTTCGTTGATGCGGGAAATGTGTATATGAAGTTGCTGAGGTATCTGACTCAATGACCTTTTGTATGAACAAGTAGCAGTAGCCTGAGGCAGTACAGAATGCGAAGCCACAGGTAACGTTGTTGATGTTGTAGAATGACCACTTTAGGCTAATTTAATACCTCATAACACTTCAGCAAATTGACGCGCCTTGTTACCAGCTGAGAATACTTCTTGTAATCTCTCTTTATATTCTTGGGCTCTTTAGAAGTTCTTATCGTCTGGTATCAAACGCTTATTTGTTTTGGAATTGCAATTGATAATCTGATTATATTTCCTCTCCGAAGCTGTCCGTTCGCGATTTTGTTAGTGTTTTATTACATTATTATCTCTTCTCTATGGGTCAACTACGTTTTGCCTGTTGGAGGGAGCGTGCCAGCCTGGCACTCACTGACTTGGCGGAAGTCGAAATGAAAAGAGTAAACCGAATTCCCATTGCTTCTGGTTAGGGATTGAGTGCAACAACTTATGT from the Coffea arabica cultivar ET-39 chromosome 11e, Coffea Arabica ET-39 HiFi, whole genome shotgun sequence genome contains:
- the LOC113718966 gene encoding uncharacterized protein isoform X2, producing MASREANNQDSHVVKNLKQCSKEVMWLGSPWTCRKRRRHYQSFCRNGVEIAVHDFVYVLAEEDERLVAHLDDMYEDTKGNKMVVVRWFHKIDEVGVVLPQSYRDREIFFSLCLQDLSIECIDGLATVLSPQHYEQFLNGAKHTQLEPFVCHRQFDNDEIKAFDVTQLKGYWKQDLLRYTCPVDDGLEVERNPSDAAANRPKKRLRWSEECDTNLQSASQKVDVNATLQSCNGSLTSSKVVMGLCRLKELSAASFGNIKLEKKNSQHLSIGSQVEVLSQDSGIRGCWFRAFIVKKHKEKVKVRYQDIMDATDEAQNLEEWILASRLAAPDELGVRICGRSIVRPVPWTNKGKVSWVFNVGTLVDVWRHDGWWEGIVVKKESEDRLHVYFPGERQELIFGCGDLRHSQEWLEDGWKQLKEKSDLVSVLSGLEIKQDIANCGNVKPEKAVLCYDRDLVDNSVVDMGDEKLNELKVIRDLSKDDLLSQLRWKSSGRRRRSRSPVHKLQFAVHDNNKRVEDSHKQTYRKYFGLPLKVDPDNCKYRGDSSFGSSIVSPLSNLVMTR
- the LOC113718966 gene encoding uncharacterized protein isoform X1, which gives rise to MEAHRTGSQTTTLAASSVYERWEEVYVSSDKGKREVHYFLKRRNGDGGLDLAVVGKEKTLRHMSYHYAFKDREQRFLLPKLRSRREVIDWLNSVVNPELQPHQSVKSVGTYMASREANNQDSHVVKNLKQCSKEVMWLGSPWTCRKRRRHYQSFCRNGVEIAVHDFVYVLAEEDERLVAHLDDMYEDTKGNKMVVVRWFHKIDEVGVVLPQSYRDREIFFSLCLQDLSIECIDGLATVLSPQHYEQFLNGAKHTQLEPFVCHRQFDNDEIKAFDVTQLKGYWKQDLLRYTCPVDDGLEVERNPSDAAANRPKKRLRWSEECDTNLQSASQKVDVNATLQSCNGSLTSSKVVMGLCRLKELSAASFGNIKLEKKNSQHLSIGSQVEVLSQDSGIRGCWFRAFIVKKHKEKVKVRYQDIMDATDEAQNLEEWILASRLAAPDELGVRICGRSIVRPVPWTNKGKVSWVFNVGTLVDVWRHDGWWEGIVVKKESEDRLHVYFPGERQELIFGCGDLRHSQEWLEDGWKQLKEKSDLVSVLSGLEIKQDIANCGNVKPEKAVLCYDRDLVDNSVVDMGDEKLNELKVIRDLSKDDLLSQLRWKSSGRRRRSRSPVHKLQFAVHDNNKRVEDSHKQTYRKYFGLPLKVDPDNCKYRGDSSFGSSIVSPLSNLVMTR